A genomic stretch from Pontivivens ytuae includes:
- a CDS encoding ABC transporter ATP-binding protein codes for MSIRLAGVTKRFGARAAVDDVSVELSTGEFFAIVGASGCGKSTLLRLIAGLEVADAGEIALAGRTVSGPGLHVAPEDRNVGFVFQSYALWPHLDVRGNVAFPAEAAGVKRAEAARNADRHLATVALTDYAARKPADLSGGQRQRVALARCLAQEAGTILMDEPLANLDPHLRSTMEEELVGFHRTAGATTVYITHDQREAMAVADRMAVMAEGRFLQVGTPTEIYDRPANAAVARFIGHGAVQPVSVEGGAVRLAGHPVKLRGNGGTHALFRPADLSVTDPDATTLSATVESVLYRGGHWEGTARVEGLSEPFQLHLDRPVEVGERLGLMINGGWILPG; via the coding sequence ATGAGTATCCGCCTTGCAGGGGTCACCAAGCGCTTCGGCGCCCGCGCCGCGGTCGACGATGTCAGCGTCGAGCTCTCCACCGGCGAGTTCTTCGCCATCGTCGGCGCGTCGGGCTGCGGGAAGTCCACGCTGCTCCGACTGATCGCGGGGCTGGAGGTGGCCGATGCAGGCGAGATCGCGCTGGCAGGTCGCACGGTCAGCGGACCGGGGCTGCATGTGGCGCCCGAGGACCGCAATGTCGGCTTCGTCTTCCAGTCCTACGCGCTGTGGCCCCATCTCGACGTGCGCGGCAACGTGGCCTTCCCGGCCGAGGCGGCGGGCGTCAAGCGGGCGGAGGCGGCGCGCAACGCAGACCGCCACCTCGCCACCGTGGCGCTCACCGACTATGCCGCGCGCAAACCGGCGGACCTGTCCGGCGGCCAGCGGCAGCGGGTGGCGCTCGCGCGGTGCCTCGCGCAGGAGGCGGGGACGATCCTGATGGACGAGCCGCTCGCCAATCTCGATCCGCACCTGCGCAGCACCATGGAGGAGGAGCTCGTCGGCTTTCACCGCACCGCGGGCGCGACGACCGTCTACATCACCCATGACCAGCGGGAGGCGATGGCCGTGGCCGACCGCATGGCGGTGATGGCGGAGGGGCGGTTCCTCCAGGTCGGCACCCCGACGGAGATCTACGACCGCCCCGCCAACGCCGCCGTCGCCCGCTTCATCGGTCACGGCGCGGTGCAGCCGGTTTCCGTCGAGGGCGGTGCCGTGAGACTCGCCGGACATCCGGTGAAGCTGCGCGGGAACGGGGGCACGCACGCGCTCTTCCGCCCCGCCGACCTCTCCGTCACCGATCCCGACGCCACCACGCTGTCCGCCACCGTGGAAAGCGTCCTCTACCGTGGTGGCCACTGGGAGGGGACAGCGCGGGTGGAGGGGCTGTCGGAGCCCTTTCAGCTCCACCTCGACCGCCCCGTGGAGGTCGGCGAGCGGCTGGGCCTCATGATCAATGGCGGCTGGATCCTGCCCGGCTAG
- a CDS encoding LysR family transcriptional regulator ArgP, with the protein MLDYRGLSAVSAVLATGSFERAADALGLTASAVSQRVRQLEARMGTTLIVRGQPCTATEAGARLRRHAEEVRLLEQRLRVDFGEVAPATLRLAVNADSLITWFIPVMADCAPLLFDIIIDDQDHTADRLLRGEVSGAITASERPVQGCDIRPLGALRYRAVASPDFMAHWFPNGVDVAGLSRAPALTYDAKDRLQTRWAEAATGAKPAMPTHWLPSTRGFTDAALAGVGWGLNPEALVRHHIEAGRLVELIEETPLDVPLFWQWPRRLTTALAPVTEAIRAAAKEHLSRPPRNPQATR; encoded by the coding sequence ATGCTCGACTACCGCGGTCTCTCCGCGGTGTCGGCGGTGCTTGCGACCGGCAGTTTCGAGCGGGCGGCCGACGCGCTGGGCCTGACGGCCTCGGCCGTGTCCCAGCGGGTTCGCCAGCTCGAGGCGCGGATGGGCACGACGCTGATCGTACGGGGCCAGCCTTGCACGGCGACCGAGGCGGGCGCCCGGCTGCGCCGCCATGCGGAGGAGGTTCGGCTCCTCGAGCAGCGCCTCCGGGTCGATTTCGGTGAGGTAGCCCCGGCGACGCTGCGGCTCGCGGTGAATGCGGACAGCCTTATCACTTGGTTCATCCCCGTGATGGCCGACTGCGCGCCGCTACTCTTCGACATCATCATCGACGATCAGGACCACACCGCTGACCGGCTGTTACGCGGTGAGGTCTCCGGCGCGATCACAGCCTCCGAACGGCCCGTGCAGGGCTGCGACATCCGCCCGCTCGGCGCGCTGCGCTACCGCGCGGTGGCGAGCCCCGACTTCATGGCACACTGGTTCCCGAACGGTGTCGACGTGGCGGGTCTCTCGCGCGCTCCGGCCCTGACTTACGACGCGAAGGATCGGCTCCAGACCCGCTGGGCCGAGGCGGCGACCGGGGCGAAGCCGGCGATGCCCACGCACTGGCTGCCCTCCACCCGCGGCTTCACCGATGCGGCCCTCGCAGGCGTGGGCTGGGGGCTCAATCCGGAAGCGCTGGTCCGCCACCACATCGAGGCCGGGCGCCTCGTCGAACTGATCGAGGAAACACCCCTCGACGTGCCCCTCTTCTGGCAATGGCCGCGCCGCCTGACGACCGCACTCGCGCCAGTGACGGAGGCCATCCGCGCCGCCGCCAAGGAGCACCTGTCCCGCCCCCCGCGAAATCCGCAAGCGACCCGTTGA
- a CDS encoding LysE/ArgO family amino acid transporter yields the protein MDAALSGYGLGLGLILVIGAQNAFVLRQGLRGEHVLAVCFTCATSDAILIIAGILGLGALIAAAPWIEPAFRWGGVLFLLAYGTLSFRAALKGGGRLDPAQGAGRPLGATLVTCLALTWLNPHVYLDTVFLIGSVSTQFEGERLAFGAGAVAASFSFFFALGFGARLLRPLFARPRAWQVLEVLVGCIMWTIAAQLAFGG from the coding sequence ATGGACGCGGCATTGTCGGGATACGGACTGGGGCTTGGGCTGATCCTCGTGATCGGGGCGCAGAACGCCTTCGTGCTGCGGCAGGGGCTGCGGGGGGAGCATGTACTGGCGGTCTGCTTCACTTGTGCGACGTCGGACGCGATCCTGATCATCGCGGGCATCCTGGGCCTCGGCGCGCTGATTGCGGCGGCCCCGTGGATCGAGCCGGCGTTCCGCTGGGGCGGGGTGCTCTTCCTGCTCGCATATGGGACGCTGAGCTTCCGGGCGGCCCTGAAGGGTGGCGGGCGGCTCGACCCGGCGCAAGGCGCGGGGCGGCCGCTGGGGGCGACGCTCGTCACATGCCTCGCGCTGACGTGGCTCAACCCGCATGTCTATCTCGACACGGTGTTCCTGATCGGCTCGGTCTCCACCCAGTTCGAGGGGGAGCGGCTGGCCTTCGGCGCCGGGGCGGTGGCTGCGTCCTTCTCCTTCTTCTTCGCGCTGGGATTCGGGGCGCGACTGTTACGGCCGCTCTTTGCCCGGCCGCGCGCCTGGCAGGTGCTCGAGGTTCTGGTCGGCTGCATCATGTGGACCATCGCGGCGCAGCTTGCGTTCGGCGGGTGA
- a CDS encoding complex I NDUFA9 subunit family protein, with translation MTLQSPIVTVFGGSGFVGRYIVQALAHAGYRVRVAVRRPNEATFTMTYGTVGQVQPVQANIRDDASTRAAIAGTVAVVNCVGILFPDGKQKFDAVQAEGAGRIARIVKEEGVERLVHLSAIGADADSDSDYARTKGVGEQQVKEAFPGAVILRPSIVFGPEDEFFNRFGGMAKGVPMLPLVGGKTRFQPVYVDDVAKAALLAIDGKAEPGIYELGGPDIETFRELMERLLRVIRRRRVLMPVPMGIAKLQGYVLNLLPILTLGAVPNSILTPDQVKLLARDNVVAEDARGFADLGIEPRDMDGILDSYLWRFRPNGQYSEIIESAKNLR, from the coding sequence ATGACCCTGCAGTCGCCCATCGTCACCGTTTTCGGCGGGTCCGGTTTCGTCGGCCGCTATATCGTGCAGGCGCTGGCACATGCGGGCTATCGGGTGCGGGTCGCGGTGCGCCGCCCGAACGAGGCGACGTTCACCATGACCTATGGCACGGTCGGGCAGGTCCAGCCGGTGCAGGCGAATATCCGGGACGATGCCTCGACCCGCGCGGCCATCGCCGGGACGGTCGCCGTGGTGAACTGCGTCGGCATCCTCTTTCCCGACGGCAAGCAGAAGTTCGACGCTGTGCAGGCGGAGGGCGCGGGCCGCATCGCCCGCATCGTGAAGGAGGAAGGGGTCGAGCGCCTCGTCCACCTCTCCGCGATCGGCGCGGATGCCGATAGCGACAGCGACTACGCCCGGACCAAGGGCGTTGGCGAGCAGCAGGTGAAAGAGGCGTTTCCGGGCGCCGTGATCCTGCGCCCGTCCATCGTCTTCGGGCCGGAGGACGAGTTCTTCAACCGCTTCGGCGGGATGGCCAAGGGCGTTCCGATGCTGCCGCTGGTCGGCGGCAAGACCCGGTTCCAGCCGGTCTATGTCGATGACGTCGCGAAAGCCGCTCTGCTCGCCATCGACGGCAAGGCGGAGCCCGGGATCTATGAGCTCGGCGGCCCGGATATCGAGACCTTCCGCGAGCTGATGGAGCGTCTCCTGCGCGTGATCCGCCGTCGCCGCGTGCTGATGCCGGTGCCGATGGGGATCGCGAAGTTGCAGGGCTACGTGCTGAACCTCCTGCCGATCCTGACGCTGGGTGCGGTGCCGAACTCGATCCTCACGCCGGACCAGGTGAAGCTGCTGGCGCGGGACAACGTGGTCGCCGAAGACGCGCGCGGCTTCGCGGATCTCGGCATCGAGCCGCGTGACATGGACGGCATCCTCGACAGCTACCTCTGGCGCTTCCGCCCGAACGGGCAGTATTCCGAGATCATCGAGTCCGCGAAGAACCTGCGCTAG
- a CDS encoding undecaprenyl-diphosphate phosphatase, giving the protein MPLLDLAILALIQGITEFLPISSSGHLILLPALTGNEDQGVTLDVAVHVGTLVAVILYFWKDVAIAFRGGLSLLTGRLSAPGAHLALALIIATIPAVVFGLFLAVTDLNDAMRSITVIGWTMLIFGVVLYWADQVGVEERTAEQWTLRHAVIMGLWQALALIPGTSRSGITITGARLLGYERKEAARVAMLMSIPVIIASGVVIALDIPPGNAQVWRDAAIAAFLACISALIAVALMMKFLERVSYTPYVIYRVILGLILLGIAYT; this is encoded by the coding sequence ATGCCATTGCTGGATCTCGCGATCCTGGCCCTGATTCAGGGCATTACCGAATTCTTGCCGATTTCCTCCTCCGGACACCTCATTCTCCTCCCCGCGCTGACGGGGAACGAGGATCAGGGCGTCACCTTGGATGTCGCGGTGCATGTCGGCACGCTGGTGGCCGTCATCCTCTATTTCTGGAAGGATGTGGCCATCGCGTTTCGCGGCGGCCTCTCCCTGCTGACGGGCCGTCTCTCGGCCCCCGGCGCGCATCTCGCGCTCGCGCTGATCATCGCAACGATCCCGGCGGTGGTCTTCGGCCTGTTCCTCGCGGTTACCGACCTCAACGACGCCATGCGCTCAATTACCGTCATCGGATGGACGATGCTGATCTTCGGCGTCGTGCTCTACTGGGCCGATCAGGTCGGGGTGGAGGAGCGTACGGCGGAGCAGTGGACCCTGCGCCACGCCGTCATAATGGGCCTCTGGCAGGCGCTGGCACTGATCCCAGGCACCTCCCGCTCGGGCATCACGATCACCGGAGCGCGCCTTCTGGGCTACGAGCGGAAGGAGGCGGCGCGGGTCGCGATGCTCATGTCGATCCCGGTCATCATCGCGTCGGGCGTGGTCATCGCGCTCGATATTCCGCCCGGCAATGCGCAGGTCTGGCGCGACGCGGCGATCGCGGCGTTCCTCGCCTGCATCTCTGCCCTGATCGCGGTCGCGCTGATGATGAAGTTCCTAGAGCGCGTCAGCTACACGCCCTACGTCATCTACCGCGTCATACTGGGACTGATCCTGCTGGGGATCGCCTACACCTAG
- a CDS encoding NAD(P)-dependent oxidoreductase: MAKQTMLKFTDVPRLMPEKRAADDRTEDFDEIYREYAEAKAAEQASRCSQCGVPFCQSHCPLHNNIPDWLKLTAEGRLQEAYEISQATNTFPEICGRICPQDRLCEGNCVIEQSGHGTVTIGSVEKYITDTAWENGWVKPIQPAQERSESVGIIGAGPGGLAAADMLRRAGVQVTVYDRYDRAGGLMVYGIPGFKLEKHVTERRNRQLEEGGVEFVLNCNVGEDISFQDIRAKHDAVLIATGVYKSRDLGGPGAGLDGIVRAIDYLTASNKVGFGDTVPEFESGELNAEGRNVVVIGGGDTTMDCVRTAIRQGAKSVKCLYRRDRANMPGSAREVENAIEEGVEFVWLSAPTAFHGEGSVNGVQVQKMRLGAPDATGRQAPEPIEGGDYVEEADLVIKALGFEPEDLPALWNEPALEVTRWGTVKADFRTHETPMDGVYAVGDIVRGASLVVWAIRDGREAAEAMLARFNAAAAVAAE, from the coding sequence ATGGCGAAGCAAACGATGCTGAAATTCACCGACGTGCCGCGGCTGATGCCGGAGAAGCGCGCGGCGGACGACCGCACCGAGGACTTCGACGAGATCTACCGCGAGTATGCCGAGGCGAAGGCCGCCGAGCAGGCCTCGCGCTGCTCCCAATGCGGCGTGCCCTTCTGCCAGTCGCACTGCCCGCTGCACAACAACATCCCCGACTGGCTGAAGCTGACGGCGGAGGGCCGCCTGCAGGAGGCCTACGAGATCAGTCAGGCCACCAACACTTTCCCCGAGATCTGCGGCCGCATCTGCCCGCAGGATCGGCTCTGCGAAGGCAACTGCGTCATCGAGCAGTCGGGCCACGGCACGGTGACCATCGGGTCGGTCGAGAAGTACATCACCGACACCGCGTGGGAGAACGGCTGGGTGAAACCGATCCAGCCCGCGCAGGAGCGGTCGGAGAGCGTGGGCATCATCGGTGCCGGTCCGGGGGGCCTCGCGGCGGCCGACATGCTGCGCCGCGCCGGTGTGCAGGTCACGGTCTATGACCGCTACGACCGCGCAGGCGGGCTGATGGTCTACGGCATCCCCGGCTTCAAGCTGGAAAAGCACGTGACCGAGCGGCGGAACCGGCAGCTCGAAGAGGGCGGCGTGGAGTTCGTGCTCAACTGCAATGTGGGCGAGGACATCTCCTTCCAGGATATACGGGCGAAGCACGATGCGGTGCTGATCGCGACCGGCGTCTACAAGAGCCGCGATCTGGGCGGGCCGGGTGCCGGGCTCGACGGGATCGTGCGCGCGATCGACTACCTGACCGCCTCCAACAAGGTGGGCTTCGGCGACACGGTGCCCGAGTTCGAGAGCGGCGAGCTGAACGCCGAGGGTCGCAACGTGGTCGTCATCGGCGGCGGCGATACCACGATGGACTGCGTGCGCACGGCGATCCGGCAGGGTGCGAAGAGCGTGAAATGCCTCTACCGCCGCGACCGCGCGAACATGCCCGGCTCCGCCCGCGAGGTGGAGAACGCGATCGAGGAGGGCGTGGAGTTCGTCTGGCTCTCCGCTCCCACCGCCTTCCACGGCGAGGGGTCGGTGAACGGCGTCCAGGTGCAGAAGATGCGCCTCGGCGCGCCCGACGCGACCGGCCGGCAAGCGCCCGAGCCCATCGAGGGCGGCGACTATGTCGAGGAGGCGGATCTGGTCATCAAGGCGCTCGGCTTCGAGCCGGAGGATCTGCCCGCGCTCTGGAACGAGCCGGCGCTGGAGGTCACGCGCTGGGGCACGGTGAAGGCCGACTTCCGCACGCACGAGACCCCGATGGACGGCGTCTATGCGGTGGGCGACATCGTGCGCGGCGCCTCGCTGGTCGTCTGGGCGATCCGCGACGGGCGTGAGGCGGCGGAGGCCATGCTGGCCCGCTTCAACGCCGCCGCTGCCGTGGCTGCCGAGTAA
- a CDS encoding GFA family protein has translation MMVGQCLCGEIRISVRAHADAVSACHCSLCRTWSGTIWMGLEAAPDAVTVEGTPRSYRSSSFAERAFCPTCGTQLWLRDDDGPYELMPGLFPGSKSIPLTREVYADRTFAWAALAGEHTRVSATEYERKYPFVEGDQP, from the coding sequence ATGATGGTGGGGCAGTGCCTTTGTGGAGAGATCCGGATCAGTGTGCGCGCCCATGCGGACGCCGTCTCCGCCTGCCATTGCTCGCTCTGCCGGACGTGGTCGGGCACGATCTGGATGGGGCTGGAGGCCGCGCCCGACGCCGTGACGGTGGAGGGAACGCCGCGTTCCTACCGCTCCTCCAGCTTTGCCGAGCGGGCGTTCTGCCCGACCTGCGGCACGCAACTGTGGCTCCGCGACGATGACGGGCCTTACGAGCTGATGCCGGGGCTTTTCCCCGGCTCGAAAAGCATTCCGCTGACCCGCGAGGTCTATGCCGACCGGACCTTCGCCTGGGCCGCCCTCGCCGGGGAGCACACGCGCGTCAGCGCCACCGAATACGAACGCAAGTATCCCTTCGTGGAAGGAGACCAGCCATGA
- the gltB gene encoding glutamate synthase large subunit, whose protein sequence is MTKYDDAWVKGYEAQAAHLAEHGMYLPEEEKANCGVGLVVSIDGRRSRKVVQNGIDALKAIWHRGAVDADGKTGDGAGIHVQIPVPFFQDQIERTGHTHQGELIAVGQVFLPRTDFGAQETCRTIVETEVLRMGYTIYGWRHVPVDISVLGDKANATRPEIEQILISNAKGVDEEEFERELYVIRRRIEKAALAAQVPQLYICSLSCRSIIYKGMMLAEQVAEFYPDLKDERFESAFAIYHQRYSTNTFPQWWLAQPFRMLAHNGEINTLKGNLNWLKSHEIRMASSYFGELAEDIKPIVANGASDSAALDSVFEVLVRAGRNAPMAKTMLVPEAWSKTATKMPQEWEDMYSYSNSVMEPWDGPAALAMTDGRWVCAGLDRNGLRPMRYVVTGDGMVIAGSEVGMVPTDEMSVVEKGALGPGQMLAVDMQRGALFHDAEIKDELATSQPFGEWVGRITDLADVTDVTGETTVLEGEALRKRQISAGYDIEILEQILHPMVEDAKEAIGSMGDDTPQAVLSEKYRPLSHYFRQNFSQVTNPPIDSLREHRVMSLKTRFGNLKNVLDETGAQTEILTLDSPVVTNARWAKMLDYFGDSAAVIDCTFSGDEMRPALERVRAEAEQAVRAGANHVILTDEHVGPDRVGLPMILATSAVHSWLTGKGLRTFCSINVRSAECVDPHYFAVLIGAGATTVNAWLAQDSIADRIDRGLLDGPLSVAMDKFAEAVNQGLLKIMSKMGISVISSYRGGLNFEAVGLSRAMVNEFFPGMPSRISGIGISGVQAAAKAVHARAYASGTDVLPVGGFYKARRSGESHAWEAQLMHMMQAACDRGSYKIWQEYSRGMQARAPIHLRDLLGFKPDRKPIPVDEVESITSIRKRFVTPGMSLGALSPEAHKTLNVAMNRIGAKSDSGEGGEDPKHFHPEPNGDNPSAKIKQVASGRFGVTAEYLNNCQELEIKVAQGAKPGEGGQLPGFKVTEMIAKLRHSTPGVTLISPPPHHDIYSIEDLAQLIYDLKQINPDAKVCVKLVAQTGVGTIAAGVAKAKADVILISGHNGGTGASPQTSIKHAGLPWEMGLSEAHQVLSLNNLRDRVTLRTDGGLRTGRDIVIAAMMGAEEYGIGTAALIAMGCIMVRQCQSNTCPVGVCTQDKELRDKFTGTADKVVNLITFYAQEVREVLASIGVRSLDEVIGRADLLAQVSRGAAHLDDLDLNPMLIAVDEELRTVYDRSRPRQEVLETLDAQIIRDAQPFFKDGEKMQLSYSVANTYRTVGTRVSSHIVRRFGMRNGLQSDHLTVKLEGSAGQSLGAFAAPGLKIEVSGDANDYVGKGLSGGEIVVKPVLGSPLDAAQNTIIGNTVLYGATGGALFAAGRAGERFCVRNSGAEVVVEGCGSNGCEYMTGGVAVILGAVGDNFGAGMTGGMAFVYDEAGDFDIRMNDESIVSVGVDSAHWEGVLKSLVERHLEETGSRRAETILRDWALELPKFRQVCPKEMLSRLPAPLSDTAEAVPAE, encoded by the coding sequence ATGACCAAGTATGACGACGCCTGGGTGAAGGGCTATGAGGCGCAGGCCGCGCATCTGGCCGAGCACGGCATGTACCTGCCTGAAGAGGAGAAGGCGAATTGCGGTGTGGGGCTCGTGGTCTCCATCGACGGGCGGCGCTCGCGCAAGGTCGTGCAGAACGGCATCGATGCGCTCAAGGCGATCTGGCACCGGGGCGCTGTGGACGCGGACGGCAAGACGGGCGACGGCGCGGGCATCCATGTGCAGATCCCCGTCCCCTTCTTCCAGGATCAGATCGAGCGGACGGGTCACACCCATCAGGGTGAGCTGATCGCGGTCGGCCAGGTCTTCCTGCCCCGCACCGATTTCGGCGCGCAGGAGACCTGCCGCACGATCGTGGAGACCGAAGTGCTCCGCATGGGTTACACGATCTATGGCTGGCGGCACGTGCCGGTGGACATCTCGGTGCTCGGCGACAAGGCGAACGCGACGCGGCCGGAGATCGAGCAGATCCTGATCTCGAACGCGAAGGGCGTGGATGAGGAGGAGTTCGAGCGCGAGCTCTACGTCATCCGGCGCCGGATCGAGAAGGCGGCGCTGGCGGCACAGGTGCCGCAGCTCTACATCTGCTCGCTGTCCTGCCGCTCGATCATCTACAAGGGGATGATGCTGGCCGAGCAGGTGGCGGAGTTCTATCCCGACCTCAAGGACGAGCGGTTCGAGAGCGCGTTCGCGATCTATCACCAGCGCTATTCGACCAACACCTTCCCGCAGTGGTGGCTGGCGCAGCCGTTCCGGATGCTGGCCCATAATGGCGAGATCAACACGCTGAAGGGCAACCTGAACTGGCTGAAGAGCCACGAGATCCGGATGGCGTCGAGCTATTTCGGGGAGCTGGCCGAGGACATCAAGCCGATCGTGGCGAACGGGGCTTCGGACTCCGCCGCCCTCGATTCCGTGTTCGAGGTGCTGGTCCGTGCGGGCCGCAACGCGCCGATGGCCAAGACCATGCTGGTACCCGAGGCGTGGTCGAAGACGGCCACCAAGATGCCGCAGGAATGGGAGGACATGTACTCCTACTCCAACTCCGTCATGGAGCCGTGGGACGGTCCTGCCGCTCTGGCGATGACGGACGGGCGGTGGGTCTGTGCCGGGCTCGACCGGAACGGGCTGCGGCCCATGCGCTATGTGGTGACCGGCGACGGGATGGTGATCGCGGGCTCCGAGGTGGGCATGGTCCCGACCGACGAGATGAGCGTGGTGGAGAAGGGCGCGCTGGGGCCGGGCCAGATGCTGGCCGTGGACATGCAGCGCGGCGCACTGTTCCACGATGCGGAGATCAAGGACGAGCTGGCGACCTCACAGCCCTTCGGCGAGTGGGTCGGGCGGATCACCGACCTCGCCGACGTCACCGACGTGACGGGCGAGACGACGGTTCTGGAGGGCGAGGCCCTGCGCAAGCGCCAGATCTCCGCCGGGTACGACATCGAGATCCTCGAGCAGATCCTGCACCCGATGGTGGAGGACGCGAAGGAGGCGATCGGCTCCATGGGCGATGACACGCCCCAGGCGGTGCTGAGCGAGAAGTACCGGCCGCTCAGCCACTACTTCCGCCAGAACTTCAGCCAGGTGACGAACCCGCCGATCGACTCCTTGCGCGAGCATCGGGTGATGAGCCTCAAGACGCGGTTCGGCAACCTCAAGAACGTGCTGGACGAGACCGGCGCGCAGACGGAGATCCTGACCCTCGACAGCCCGGTGGTGACGAACGCCCGCTGGGCCAAGATGCTCGACTATTTCGGCGACAGTGCCGCGGTGATCGACTGCACCTTCTCTGGCGACGAGATGCGCCCGGCGCTGGAGCGGGTGCGGGCGGAGGCCGAGCAGGCGGTGCGCGCAGGTGCGAACCACGTCATCCTGACCGACGAGCATGTCGGGCCGGATCGCGTGGGCCTGCCGATGATCCTCGCCACCTCTGCCGTGCATTCGTGGCTGACCGGCAAGGGGCTGCGGACCTTCTGCTCGATCAACGTGCGCTCGGCCGAGTGTGTGGACCCGCATTACTTCGCCGTGCTGATCGGTGCAGGTGCGACCACGGTCAATGCGTGGCTCGCGCAGGACTCCATTGCCGACCGGATTGACCGCGGCCTGCTCGACGGCCCGCTCTCGGTCGCGATGGACAAGTTCGCGGAGGCCGTGAACCAGGGCCTGTTGAAGATCATGTCGAAGATGGGGATCAGCGTCATCTCCTCCTATCGCGGCGGTTTGAACTTCGAGGCCGTGGGCCTCAGCCGCGCGATGGTCAACGAGTTCTTCCCCGGCATGCCCTCCCGCATCTCGGGCATCGGGATCAGCGGCGTGCAGGCCGCGGCGAAGGCCGTGCATGCGCGCGCCTATGCCAGCGGCACCGACGTGCTGCCGGTCGGCGGCTTCTACAAGGCGCGCCGCTCGGGTGAGAGCCACGCGTGGGAAGCGCAGCTCATGCACATGATGCAGGCGGCCTGCGACCGGGGCAGCTACAAGATCTGGCAGGAGTATTCGCGCGGCATGCAGGCGCGGGCGCCGATCCACCTGCGCGACCTTCTGGGCTTCAAGCCCGACCGCAAGCCGATCCCGGTGGATGAGGTGGAATCCATCACCTCGATCCGCAAGCGGTTCGTGACGCCGGGCATGTCGCTGGGCGCACTCTCCCCCGAGGCGCACAAGACGCTCAACGTCGCGATGAACCGGATCGGCGCAAAGTCGGACAGCGGTGAGGGCGGGGAGGATCCGAAGCACTTCCACCCCGAGCCCAACGGCGACAACCCGTCGGCGAAGATCAAGCAGGTCGCGTCGGGGCGCTTCGGCGTGACGGCGGAATACCTCAACAACTGCCAGGAACTGGAGATCAAGGTCGCCCAGGGTGCGAAGCCCGGCGAGGGCGGACAGCTGCCCGGCTTCAAGGTGACGGAGATGATCGCAAAGCTGCGGCACTCGACGCCGGGGGTGACCCTGATCTCCCCGCCGCCGCACCACGACATCTACTCGATCGAGGATCTCGCGCAGCTCATCTACGACCTCAAGCAGATCAACCCGGATGCGAAAGTCTGCGTGAAGCTGGTGGCCCAGACCGGCGTCGGCACCATCGCCGCCGGTGTGGCGAAGGCGAAGGCAGACGTCATCCTGATCTCCGGCCACAATGGCGGGACGGGTGCGTCGCCCCAGACCTCTATCAAGCATGCGGGTCTGCCGTGGGAGATGGGGCTGAGCGAGGCGCACCAGGTGCTGTCGCTCAACAACCTGCGCGACCGCGTGACCCTGCGGACCGATGGCGGTCTGCGCACGGGCCGCGACATCGTGATCGCGGCCATGATGGGGGCCGAGGAGTACGGCATCGGCACCGCGGCCCTGATCGCCATGGGCTGCATCATGGTGCGGCAGTGCCAGTCCAACACCTGCCCCGTCGGCGTCTGCACGCAGGACAAGGAGCTGCGCGACAAGTTCACGGGCACCGCGGACAAGGTCGTGAACCTCATCACCTTCTACGCGCAGGAGGTGCGCGAAGTGCTGGCGAGCATCGGCGTGCGGTCGCTCGACGAGGTGATCGGGCGGGCGGACCTGCTTGCGCAGGTGTCGCGCGGTGCGGCGCATCTCGATGATCTCGACCTCAACCCGATGCTGATTGCGGTCGATGAGGAACTGCGCACGGTCTACGATCGCAGCCGCCCGCGGCAGGAGGTGCTGGAAACGCTCGACGCGCAGATCATTCGCGACGCCCAGCCCTTCTTCAAGGACGGGGAGAAGATGCAGCTTTCCTACTCGGTCGCGAACACCTACCGGACGGTGGGGACGCGGGTGTCCTCGCATATCGTGCGGCGCTTCGGCATGCGGAACGGGCTGCAGTCGGATCACCTGACGGTGAAGCTGGAGGGCTCGGCCGGGCAGTCGCTTGGCGCCTTCGCCGCACCGGGGCTGAAGATCGAGGTGTCGGGCGATGCCAACGACTATGTCGGCAAGGGCCTGTCGGGCGGCGAGATCGTGGTGAAACCGGTGCTGGGCTCGCCGCTCGACGCTGCGCAGAACACGATCATAGGCAACACCGTGCTCTACGGTGCGACGGGCGGTGCGCTCTTCGCCGCGGGCCGGGCCGGGGAGCGGTTCTGCGTCCGCAACTCCGGCGCCGAGGTCGTGGTGGAGGGCTGCGGCTCCAACGGGTGCGAGTACATGACCGGTGGGGTCGCGGTGATCCTGGGTGCGGTCGGCGACAATTTCGGCGCCGGGATGACGGGCGGTATGGCCTTCGTCTACGACGAGGCGGGCGATTTCGACATCCGCATGAACGACGAGAGCATCGTCTCGGTGGGCGTGGACAGCGCCCATTGGGAGGGGGTGCTGAAGTCACTGGTCGAGCGGCATCTGGAGGAGACCGGCTCCCGCCGGGCCGAGACAATCCTGCGCGACTGGGCGCTGGAGCTGCCGAAGTTCCGGCAGGTCTGCCCAAAGGAGATGCTCAGCCGCCTGCCCGCGCCCTTGTCCGACACGGCCGAGGCTGTGCCGGCGGAGTGA